Proteins from one Pleuronectes platessa chromosome 16, fPlePla1.1, whole genome shotgun sequence genomic window:
- the LOC128459032 gene encoding tripartite motif-containing protein 16: MAQQEKQLDRETLCCPICLDLLKDPVTTVCGHSYCKSCINTHWDIGDERGSYSCPRCRQTFTPRPVLGKSTMLADIVEELQKTGLQAAPADHCYAGPEDVACDVCTGRKLKALKTCLVCLASYCEKHLQPHFESAAFKKHNMVEPSKKLQENICSRHNEVLKMFCRTDQQCICYLCSVDEHKDHDTVSAAAERTEKQRELGLRRQTIQQGVQDREKDVKLLQQEEEAVNGSADKAVEDSEKILAELIRLLKKRRSDVKKQIRSQQETAVSRVRELQQRLEQDITELKKKDHELKQLSDTEDHIQFLHDYPSLSPVSESTYSSSIRIRPLRYFEDVTAAVSQVRSRLQDILSETETEILQIVSQVDVLLPQPEPKTRADFLKYSQEITLDPNTVNTNLLFLKGNRKVTRLREKLSYPNHADRFTGWRQVLSRESLTGRCYWEVEMEVEMEVRGRVGVAVTYKNISRAGKSDECRLGFNDKSWSLYCDRNRYNLYYNSIVTPVSGPLSSRVGVYLDHSAGVLSFYSVSDTMTLLHRVQTTFTQPLYAGVGVSYSGSTAEFCKLK, from the coding sequence ATGGCGCAGCAAGAAAAAcaactggacagagaaacaCTCTGCTGTccgatctgtctggatctactgaaggatccggtgactactgtctgtggacacagctactgtaagagctgtattaacacccactgggacattggggatgagagaggaagctacagctgccctaggtgtagacagaccttcacaccgaggcctgtcctggggAAAAGCACCATGTTAGCTGATatagtggaggagctgcagaagactggactccaagctgctcctgctgatcactgctatgctggacctgaagatgtggcctgtgatgtctgcactgggagaaaactgaaagctctcaagacctgtttggtttgtttggcctcttattgtgaaaaacacctccagcctcattttGAGTCAGCTGCATTTAAGAAGCACAATATGGTGGAGCCCTCgaagaagctccaggagaacatctgctctcgtcacaatgaggtgttgaagatgttctgccgcactgatcagcagtgtatctgttatctctgctctgtggatgaaCATAAAGACCATGACAcggtgtcagctgcagcagaaaggactgagaagcagagagagctcgggctgaggagacaaacaatccagcagggagttcaggacagagagaaagatgtgaAGCTActgcaacaggaggaggaggccgtcaATGGCTCTGCggataaagcagtggaggacagtgaaAAGATCTTAGCTGAGCTGATCCGTCTGCTGAAGAAAAGAAGATCTGATGTGAAgaagcagatcagatcccagcaggaaactgcagtgagtcgagtcagagaaCTTCAgcagagactggagcaggatatcactgagctgaagaagaaagaccatgaactgaagcagctctcagacacagaggatcacatCCAGTTTCTACACgactacccctcactgtcaccagtCAGTGAATCTACATactcatccagcatcaggatccgtcCACTGAGgtactttgaggacgtgacagcagctgtgtcacaggtcagaagtcgactacaggacattctgagtgagacagagacagagattttacagattgtgtctcaagtggatgttttactgccacagcCAGAGCCaaagaccagagctgacttcttaaaatattcacaggaaatcacactggatccgaacacagtaaacacaaatctgttatttttgaagggaaacagaaaagtaacacgTTTGAGAGAAAAACTGTCTTATCCTAATCACGCAGACAGATTCACTGGTTGGcgtcaggtcctgagtagagagagtctgactggacgttgttactgggaggtggagatggaggtggagatggaAGTGAGAGGACGAGTTggtgtagcagtcacatacaagaatatcagtAGAGCAGGGAAATCAGATGAATGCAGACTTGGattcaatgataaatcttggtcattatATTGTGATAGAAACAGGTATAACTTGTATTACAACAGCATCgtgactccagtgtcaggtcccctgtcctccagagtaggagtgtacctggatcacagtgcaggtgttctgtccttctacagcgtctcagacaccatgactctcctccacagggtccagaccacattcactcagcctctctatgctggagttggGGTTAGTTATTCtggatccacagctgagttctgtaaactcaaatag